In Thioclava sp. GXIMD2076, one DNA window encodes the following:
- a CDS encoding CidA/LrgA family protein: MVAAFAFILLFQLVGEVLSRGLGLPLPGPVLGMIFMLASFFASARLREVVQPTAKGLLSHLSLLFVPIGVGVVAHIPTLMSHGLALGLSLVLSTALALVAGAAAFAVTLRLTKGAGNE; the protein is encoded by the coding sequence ATGGTCGCTGCCTTTGCTTTCATTCTGTTATTCCAGCTCGTCGGAGAGGTGCTCTCGCGCGGGCTCGGCCTGCCGCTTCCGGGGCCTGTCCTGGGCATGATCTTCATGCTGGCGTCGTTCTTTGCCTCGGCGCGTCTGCGCGAGGTGGTGCAGCCCACGGCCAAGGGGCTCCTGTCGCATCTGTCGCTTCTCTTCGTGCCGATCGGGGTCGGGGTGGTGGCCCATATCCCGACTCTGATGAGCCATGGTCTGGCGCTGGGGCTATCGCTGGTGCTGTCGACCGCGCTGGCACTTGTGGCGGGGGCTGCGGCCTTTGCCGTCACGCTGCGGCTGACGAAGGGGGCGGGCAATGAGTGA
- the smc gene encoding chromosome segregation protein SMC encodes MRFTRLRLNGFKSFVDPTDLVIQDGLTGVVGPNGCGKSNLLEALRWVMGEHRASAMRGGGMEDVIFAGTSTRGARNFAEVVLQIDNEERLAPSGFNDSDLLEITRRITRDVGSAYKVNTKDVRARDVQMLFADASTGAHSPALVRQGQINELINAKPKARRRILEEAAGISGLYQRRHEAELRLKATEANLERIDDVIDQLAGQLNSLARQARQAAKYRQIGEELRRSEGMLLYRRWLEADETRQEAEKALSAIIANAGVAERAARDSAELRANLEEILPPMREEDTVATAILQRLVLSQDQLSQQEAQARGQIETLKGRIAQIDRDMERETSLNRDAGETLERLEYELRQIARDSAGHEEALAAAEEAAQEAAEIARDREEILDQLTGDVAQLAARHQSAERQLADSQASAERFDRAAATARLNATEAEEALAEVNSRIEAAQEAASEATEMTDQAEEALHSADDLRGTLETREAEAREARAEAEGEMSALKSEVSALTRLLDRDAMSGPQILDRISVSKGYEAALGAALADDLNAPEAAGNAGSGWLTLPDYSDAPALPAGLQALARYVQAPEALTRRLNQIGVVESWDQGDALHKDLRPGQRIVTLAGDLWRWDGLRAGAEDAPSAAAQRLRQQNRLSDLRADLAVAEASTQSAVRNHEQLKQKLADANLAYARARDTRREADKRLAEAQRLMSKAEADRSVTEGRLEAARQAEGRHAEEARAARATLEEAQSAINALPALSRAREEMDQVKITVEAARMTMLTRRSAQDEVRREGEARTRRHTEITEQLGGWKTRLATAERHGAELAERRAEALEELEEAMALPEELNERRDELREQIQEAEARKSKATTALQDAESRLRTAQTVERETEKQASEIREARARAETRVESAREALTLAVDWISDEMDLAPESLLKSLDIAPGDMPTIAKLEKAVADLKRDRDALGAVNLRAEEDARSIQEEHDTLFTEKGDLEDAIAKLRGGINGLNREGRERLLAAFEQVNQNFRQLFTHLFSGGDARLALVESDDPLEAGLEIMCQPPGKKLSTLSLLSGGEQTLTAMALIFAVFMANPAPICVLDEVDAPLDDANVTRFCDLLDEMTRRTETRFLIITHHAVTMSRMDRLFGVTMQEQGVSQLVSVDLKKAEAMVA; translated from the coding sequence TTGCGTTTCACCCGCTTGCGTCTGAACGGCTTCAAAAGCTTTGTCGACCCGACCGATCTCGTCATTCAGGACGGGCTGACAGGCGTGGTCGGCCCCAATGGCTGCGGCAAGTCGAACCTTCTGGAGGCTCTGCGCTGGGTGATGGGCGAACACCGTGCCTCGGCGATGCGCGGCGGCGGGATGGAAGACGTGATCTTTGCGGGCACCTCGACCCGCGGCGCGCGCAACTTTGCCGAGGTCGTGCTGCAGATCGACAACGAGGAACGCCTCGCGCCCTCGGGCTTCAACGACAGCGACCTGCTGGAGATCACCCGTCGCATCACCCGCGATGTAGGCTCGGCCTATAAGGTCAATACCAAGGACGTGCGCGCCCGCGACGTGCAGATGCTCTTTGCCGATGCGTCCACAGGGGCGCATTCGCCCGCGCTGGTGCGTCAGGGCCAGATCAACGAGCTGATCAACGCCAAACCCAAGGCCCGCCGCCGCATTCTCGAGGAGGCCGCGGGGATCTCGGGTCTCTACCAGCGGCGCCACGAGGCCGAGCTGCGGCTCAAGGCCACCGAGGCCAATCTCGAGCGGATCGATGATGTGATCGACCAGCTGGCCGGACAGCTCAACAGCCTGGCCCGTCAGGCGCGGCAGGCCGCGAAATACCGCCAGATCGGCGAGGAGTTGCGCCGCTCCGAGGGGATGCTCCTCTATCGCCGCTGGCTCGAGGCAGACGAAACCCGTCAGGAGGCCGAGAAGGCCCTTTCCGCGATCATAGCCAATGCCGGCGTGGCCGAGCGCGCCGCCCGCGACAGCGCCGAGTTGCGTGCCAACCTCGAAGAGATCCTGCCGCCCATGCGCGAGGAGGATACCGTGGCCACCGCCATTCTGCAGCGGCTCGTTCTCTCACAGGACCAGCTCTCGCAACAGGAAGCCCAGGCCCGCGGCCAGATCGAGACGCTCAAGGGCCGAATTGCCCAGATCGACCGCGACATGGAACGCGAGACCAGCCTCAACCGCGACGCGGGCGAGACGCTGGAGCGGCTGGAATACGAGCTGCGCCAGATCGCGCGCGACAGCGCCGGCCATGAGGAGGCGCTGGCCGCCGCCGAGGAGGCCGCCCAAGAGGCCGCCGAGATCGCGCGGGACCGCGAGGAGATCCTTGACCAGCTGACCGGCGATGTGGCCCAGCTGGCCGCCCGTCACCAGTCTGCCGAGCGGCAACTGGCCGACAGTCAGGCAAGCGCCGAACGCTTCGACCGTGCGGCCGCTACTGCCCGACTGAATGCAACGGAGGCCGAGGAAGCGCTGGCCGAGGTCAATAGCCGGATCGAGGCCGCGCAGGAAGCCGCCTCCGAGGCCACAGAGATGACCGATCAGGCCGAAGAGGCGCTCCATAGCGCCGATGATCTGCGTGGCACGCTGGAAACCCGCGAGGCCGAGGCGCGCGAGGCGCGCGCCGAGGCCGAAGGCGAGATGAGCGCGCTGAAATCCGAGGTCTCGGCCCTCACCCGGCTTCTGGACCGCGACGCCATGTCGGGCCCGCAGATCCTTGACCGGATTAGCGTCTCCAAAGGCTATGAGGCCGCCTTGGGCGCGGCTTTGGCCGATGACCTGAACGCGCCCGAAGCGGCGGGAAATGCAGGCTCGGGTTGGCTGACCCTGCCCGATTATAGCGACGCACCTGCGCTCCCTGCAGGTCTGCAGGCACTCGCGCGCTATGTGCAGGCACCCGAGGCGCTCACCCGCCGTTTGAACCAGATCGGTGTGGTGGAAAGCTGGGATCAGGGCGATGCGCTCCACAAGGATCTGCGTCCCGGCCAGCGGATTGTCACGCTTGCGGGCGATCTCTGGCGCTGGGACGGGCTACGCGCGGGCGCCGAGGATGCGCCCTCTGCCGCGGCCCAACGCCTGCGCCAGCAGAACCGCTTGAGCGATCTGCGCGCCGATCTGGCCGTGGCCGAAGCCTCGACGCAATCCGCCGTGCGCAATCACGAACAGCTCAAACAGAAGCTTGCCGATGCCAATCTGGCCTATGCACGCGCCCGCGACACCCGCCGCGAGGCCGACAAGCGCCTCGCCGAGGCACAGCGCCTGATGTCCAAGGCCGAGGCCGACCGCTCGGTCACCGAAGGCCGTCTGGAAGCCGCCCGTCAGGCCGAGGGCCGCCATGCCGAGGAGGCCCGTGCCGCACGCGCGACCCTCGAGGAGGCACAGTCCGCGATCAATGCCCTGCCCGCCCTGTCGCGCGCCCGCGAGGAAATGGATCAGGTGAAGATCACGGTCGAGGCCGCGCGGATGACCATGCTCACCCGCCGCTCGGCACAGGACGAGGTCCGCCGCGAAGGCGAGGCCCGCACCCGTCGCCACACAGAGATCACCGAGCAGCTGGGCGGCTGGAAGACCCGTCTGGCCACCGCCGAACGCCATGGGGCCGAGCTGGCCGAGCGCCGCGCCGAGGCGCTGGAGGAACTCGAGGAGGCTATGGCCCTGCCCGAGGAGCTGAACGAGCGCCGCGACGAACTGCGCGAGCAGATCCAGGAGGCGGAGGCGCGCAAATCCAAGGCTACCACCGCGCTTCAGGATGCCGAAAGCCGCCTGCGCACGGCCCAGACCGTCGAACGCGAGACGGAAAAACAGGCCTCCGAGATCCGCGAGGCCCGCGCGCGGGCCGAAACGCGCGTGGAGAGCGCCCGCGAGGCGCTGACGCTGGCCGTCGACTGGATCAGCGACGAGATGGATCTGGCCCCGGAGAGCCTGCTGAAATCCCTCGATATCGCGCCTGGGGATATGCCGACCATTGCCAAGCTGGAAAAGGCGGTGGCCGACCTCAAACGCGACCGCGATGCTTTGGGGGCGGTCAACCTGCGCGCCGAGGAAGACGCGCGAAGCATTCAGGAAGAACATGACACGCTGTTCACCGAGAAAGGCGATCTGGAAGATGCCATCGCCAAGCTGCGCGGCGGCATCAACGGGCTCAACCGCGAGGGGCGCGAGCGCCTCCTGGCGGCCTTCGAACAGGTGAACCAGAATTTCCGCCAGCTCTTTACCCATCTTTTCTCGGGCGGCGATGCGCGTCTGGCGCTGGTGGAATCCGATGACCCGCTCGAGGCCGGTCTCGAGATCATGTGCCAGCCGCCGGGCAAGAAGCTCTCGACGCTATCGCTGCTGTCGGGCGGCGAGCAGACCCTGACCGCGATGGCGCTGATCTTTGCCGTCTTCATGGCCAATCCCGCTCCGATCTGCGTGCTCGACGAGGTCGACGCGCCCCTGGACGATGCCAATGTTACCCGTTTCTGCGACCTTCTGGACGAGATGACGCGCCGCACCGAGACCCGTTTCCTCATCATCACCCACCATGCGGTCACGATGAGCCGGATGGACCGTCTTTTTGGTGTGACAATGCAGGAACAGGGTGTAAGCCAGCTGGTATCGGTCGATCTCAAGAAGGCCGAGGCAATGGTCGCCTGA
- a CDS encoding YbjN domain-containing protein, whose product MKQLLVSLAMLAGLAAPLTASPALANTVTATPAAILAAMRADGLQAQQETDDYGAPMLVSQLNGTHFSVYFYGCKSGAQCQNIQFSTGYDLDRPLDARRINDWNRDNRFGRAYLDDDGDPFIEMDINMAGNGVTQQNFSTSLGLWQTVTRDFEHFIGW is encoded by the coding sequence ATGAAACAGCTTCTGGTATCACTGGCCATGCTGGCCGGTCTGGCAGCCCCGCTTACAGCCTCTCCGGCGCTGGCCAATACCGTCACCGCCACTCCCGCGGCCATTCTTGCCGCGATGCGGGCCGATGGCCTGCAGGCCCAGCAGGAAACCGATGATTACGGCGCGCCTATGCTGGTCAGCCAGCTGAACGGCACCCATTTCTCGGTCTATTTCTACGGCTGCAAAAGTGGCGCGCAGTGCCAGAACATCCAGTTCTCGACGGGGTATGACCTTGACCGACCGCTCGACGCCCGCCGGATCAACGACTGGAACCGCGACAACCGCTTCGGCCGCGCCTATCTCGATGACGACGGCGATCCCTTCATCGAGATGGATATCAATATGGCAGGCAATGGAGTGACCCAGCAGAACTTCTCCACCTCGCTCGGCCTCTGGCAGACTGTCACCCGCGACTTCGAGCACTTCATCGGCTGGTAA
- a CDS encoding RidA family protein translates to MSKIESRLSELNITLPAAPAPAANYVPFVITGNQLFISGQISSGADGLVKGRLGEDMDVEAGAAAARLCGLALIAQAKAALGDLDRITRVVKLGGFVNSTPDFTDQPKVVNGCSDLMVEVFGDVGRHARSAVATPSLPLGVAVEIDAVFEIKDA, encoded by the coding sequence ATGTCGAAGATCGAATCCCGCCTGTCCGAACTGAACATCACCCTGCCCGCAGCCCCCGCGCCGGCCGCCAATTATGTGCCCTTCGTGATCACCGGCAACCAGCTGTTCATCTCGGGCCAGATCTCCTCGGGCGCCGATGGTCTGGTGAAAGGCCGTCTGGGCGAGGATATGGATGTCGAAGCGGGCGCTGCCGCCGCGCGCCTATGCGGCCTTGCATTGATCGCGCAAGCCAAGGCCGCTCTTGGCGATCTGGACCGGATCACCCGCGTGGTGAAACTGGGCGGCTTCGTCAATTCCACCCCCGATTTCACTGATCAGCCCAAGGTCGTGAACGGATGCTCGGACCTGATGGTCGAGGTCTTCGGAGATGTGGGCCGCCATGCACGCTCGGCTGTGGCGACCCCCTCGCTGCCCCTTGGTGTGGCGGTCGAGATTGACGCGGTCTTCGAGATCAAAGATGCTTGA
- a CDS encoding glycerophosphodiester phosphodiesterase family protein, with product MLDPRFLSLPIAHRAYHDRAQRRPENSLAAIRAAIAAGYGIEIDLQLSADGVAMVFHDYLLDRLTGETGPLHARTAAELQAIPLRDADEGIPTFAEVLDLVAGQVPLLVEIKNQNDPNGAGLGPLEDAAAQALRGYQGPVAVMGFNPETIALFHAAAPDVAVGLTTYAEWSAEDFPDLDDDQRARLREIADYDRVGASFISHHWKDLGMARVAALKAEGAHILCWTIRSPEAEAKAREVAENVTFEGYASALPDA from the coding sequence ATGCTTGATCCGCGCTTCCTGAGCCTGCCGATCGCGCATCGGGCCTATCATGACCGGGCGCAACGCCGCCCCGAGAACAGCCTCGCAGCCATCCGGGCGGCGATTGCGGCAGGTTACGGGATCGAGATCGACCTGCAGCTTTCGGCGGATGGTGTGGCGATGGTCTTCCATGACTATCTCCTCGACCGTCTGACCGGCGAGACCGGCCCGCTCCATGCCCGCACCGCCGCCGAGTTGCAGGCGATCCCCTTGCGCGATGCCGATGAGGGCATCCCGACCTTTGCCGAGGTGCTCGATCTGGTGGCCGGCCAAGTGCCGCTTCTGGTCGAGATCAAGAACCAGAACGACCCCAATGGCGCGGGGCTGGGCCCGCTGGAGGACGCCGCCGCACAGGCGCTGCGCGGCTATCAGGGCCCCGTGGCGGTGATGGGGTTCAACCCCGAGACCATTGCGCTTTTCCATGCGGCCGCCCCCGATGTTGCGGTCGGCCTGACCACCTATGCCGAATGGTCGGCGGAAGACTTCCCCGATCTTGACGACGATCAACGCGCCCGCCTGCGCGAGATCGCCGATTACGACCGTGTGGGCGCCTCGTTCATCTCGCATCACTGGAAAGACCTCGGGATGGCGCGGGTGGCGGCGCTGAAGGCCGAGGGCGCGCATATCCTGTGCTGGACGATCCGCTCGCCCGAGGCCGAGGCCAAGGCGCGCGAGGTTGCCGAAAACGTGACCTTCGAAGGCTATGCCTCGGCCCTGCCCGACGCTTGA
- a CDS encoding GNAT family N-acetyltransferase → MTDTIELELAESVSAIDPALWDSCACPEVADGGRAYDPFTTHRFLSALESSGSVGRGTGWDPRPIVARAGGTVLGVAPLYVKSHSQGEYVFDHGWADAFERAGGQYYPKLQCAVPFTPCTGRRLLTAPGQAEAGRAALLAGMAQVAENNGLSSVHMTFCPENEADLAEGAGYLHRHGQQFHFYNQGYADFDAFLAQLSSRKRKALKKERARAQAFGGEIRQLTGDEIRPEHWDAFWEFYQDTGARKWGTPYLTRAFFDALHGMREDVLLVLAFREGRPVAGALNLIGRDCLYGRYWGCIEDHPYLHFELCYHQAVDYALAHGLARVEAGAQGEHKLARGYLPHITHSAHWITHPGLRRAISDYLEAERAAIDEDVEVMTEMGPFRSGG, encoded by the coding sequence ATGACCGATACAATCGAACTGGAACTGGCCGAGAGTGTCTCGGCCATCGATCCCGCGTTATGGGATAGCTGTGCCTGTCCCGAGGTGGCGGATGGCGGGCGGGCCTATGATCCGTTCACAACGCACCGGTTCCTCTCGGCGCTGGAGAGCTCGGGTTCGGTGGGGCGCGGCACGGGCTGGGACCCGCGGCCTATTGTGGCACGGGCAGGCGGAACCGTTCTGGGCGTGGCGCCGCTCTATGTCAAATCCCATAGTCAGGGCGAATATGTGTTCGACCACGGCTGGGCCGATGCGTTCGAGCGCGCGGGCGGACAATATTACCCCAAGCTGCAATGCGCGGTGCCATTTACACCCTGCACGGGGCGGCGCCTGCTGACCGCGCCGGGTCAGGCCGAGGCAGGCCGCGCCGCCCTTCTGGCGGGCATGGCGCAAGTGGCCGAAAACAACGGGCTGTCGTCTGTGCATATGACCTTCTGCCCGGAAAACGAGGCCGATCTGGCCGAGGGCGCGGGCTATCTGCACCGCCACGGGCAACAGTTCCATTTCTACAATCAGGGCTATGCCGATTTCGACGCATTCCTTGCGCAGCTCTCCTCGCGCAAGCGCAAGGCTCTGAAGAAGGAGCGCGCAAGGGCGCAAGCCTTCGGCGGCGAGATCCGGCAGCTGACCGGCGACGAGATCCGGCCCGAACACTGGGATGCGTTCTGGGAGTTCTATCAGGATACCGGCGCGCGCAAATGGGGCACCCCCTATCTGACGCGGGCCTTTTTCGATGCGCTGCACGGGATGCGCGAGGATGTGTTGCTCGTGCTGGCTTTCCGCGAGGGTCGCCCTGTGGCGGGCGCGCTGAACCTGATCGGGCGCGATTGCCTTTATGGCCGCTATTGGGGTTGCATCGAGGATCACCCTTATCTGCATTTCGAACTCTGCTACCACCAAGCGGTGGATTATGCGCTGGCGCATGGTCTGGCGCGGGTCGAGGCGGGCGCGCAGGGCGAGCACAAGCTGGCGCGCGGCTATCTGCCGCATATCACCCATTCCGCGCATTGGATCACCCATCCGGGTTTGCGGCGCGCGATTTCGGACTATCTGGAGGCCGAACGCGCGGCCATCGACGAGGATGTCGAGGTGATGACCGAGATGGGGCCCTTCCGCAGCGGGGGTTGA
- a CDS encoding mechanosensitive ion channel domain-containing protein, with protein sequence MDELNLQNLTDVSQWITPERIDAVVLGTLNVLAALVILIVALVISGWAKGRIGNLAARHKRLDATLFGFLGNIAKYLILAIGFIFILNRFGIQTTSLAALIGAAGLAIGLALQGTLSSLASGVMIIMFRPFRVGDYVQAGSNAGTVTEISLFYVILKTYDGIQVVVPNSDIWSSAITNYSANTTRMMDLTIGISYDSDIKVAKDILQKIVDEDPRILKDPAPTIGVKELGDSSINLLFRAWATTDVYWKFRWELFEVVKREFDANGIGIPFPTREIIFDNKLEMAKPKVSVRELSAPSETPVSQTAAEDKLK encoded by the coding sequence ATGGACGAGTTGAACCTGCAAAACCTGACAGATGTGAGCCAGTGGATCACCCCCGAACGTATTGATGCCGTGGTGCTGGGCACGCTGAACGTGCTGGCCGCGCTGGTCATCCTGATCGTCGCGCTGGTCATTTCGGGCTGGGCCAAGGGCCGCATCGGCAATCTGGCCGCGCGCCACAAGCGCCTGGATGCGACGCTGTTCGGCTTTCTGGGCAATATCGCGAAATACCTGATCCTCGCGATCGGCTTCATCTTCATTCTCAACCGCTTCGGCATCCAGACCACCTCGCTGGCCGCACTGATCGGTGCCGCCGGTCTGGCCATCGGTCTGGCGCTGCAAGGCACGCTGTCCTCGCTCGCCTCAGGCGTGATGATCATCATGTTCCGCCCCTTCCGTGTGGGCGATTATGTGCAGGCGGGCAGCAATGCGGGCACCGTGACCGAGATCTCGCTCTTCTATGTGATCCTGAAAACCTATGATGGCATTCAGGTCGTCGTGCCGAATTCGGATATCTGGTCCTCGGCCATTACCAACTATTCGGCCAACACCACCCGCATGATGGATCTGACCATCGGTATCTCCTATGACAGCGATATCAAGGTCGCCAAGGACATCCTGCAGAAGATCGTGGACGAGGACCCGCGCATTCTGAAAGACCCCGCCCCTACCATCGGCGTGAAGGAGCTGGGCGACAGCTCGATCAACCTGCTATTCCGCGCCTGGGCCACGACGGACGTTTACTGGAAGTTCCGCTGGGAGCTGTTCGAAGTCGTGAAACGCGAATTCGATGCCAACGGCATCGGCATTCCCTTCCCGACCCGCGAGATCATCTTCGACAACAAGCTGGAGATGGCCAAGCCGAAAGTATCGGTCAGGGAATTGTCCGCGCCGAGCGAAACCCCTGTTTCGCAAACCGCTGCGGAAGATAAATTGAAGTAG
- a CDS encoding 4a-hydroxytetrahydrobiopterin dehydratase → MATKLNQDERASLMPLLKESGWRMAKQSDAIRKVWKFENFEQAWGFMAQAALLAEKMDHHPDWRNVYNVVDIELSTHSCKGLSILDFELARALDAIPHKGKVLFQSPLLEREPGQDEVEEPDPRPDLGEDLLD, encoded by the coding sequence ATGGCCACGAAGCTCAATCAGGACGAACGCGCCTCCCTGATGCCCCTGCTGAAAGAAAGCGGCTGGCGCATGGCCAAACAATCCGACGCGATCCGCAAAGTCTGGAAATTCGAGAATTTCGAACAGGCCTGGGGCTTTATGGCACAGGCGGCCCTGCTGGCCGAGAAGATGGATCACCACCCCGATTGGCGCAATGTCTATAACGTGGTGGATATCGAGCTCTCGACCCATTCCTGCAAGGGTCTGAGCATTCTGGATTTCGAACTGGCCCGCGCACTCGATGCCATTCCGCATAAGGGCAAGGTGCTGTTCCAGTCGCCGCTGCTCGAGCGCGAACCCGGTCAGGACGAGGTGGAGGAGCCCGATCCACGCCCAGATCTTGGCGAGGATCTGCTCGATTAA
- a CDS encoding YigZ family protein, which produces MTTIDGIISDRGSKYAVSGAPCASEDEAKALIKDLCRTKKFAKATHNTWGLLTSDAPVKNDDGESGAGMVILRMLEREGLENHLIVVTRWYGGKHLGGDRFRHVQEAVRIYIEALAG; this is translated from the coding sequence CTGACCACTATCGACGGGATCATCAGCGATCGCGGGTCGAAATATGCGGTCTCCGGCGCGCCTTGTGCCTCGGAAGACGAGGCCAAGGCCCTGATCAAGGATCTGTGCCGCACCAAGAAATTCGCCAAGGCCACGCATAATACATGGGGTCTTCTGACCTCTGATGCGCCGGTGAAAAACGATGATGGCGAGTCGGGGGCGGGCATGGTGATCCTGCGGATGCTCGAACGCGAGGGGCTCGAGAACCACCTGATCGTGGTCACCCGCTGGTATGGCGGCAAGCATCTGGGGGGCGACCGCTTCCGCCATGTGCAGGAGGCCGTGCGGATCTATATCGAAGCACTGGCCGGTTAA